The following coding sequences are from one Geothrix sp. window:
- a CDS encoding transglutaminase-like domain-containing protein, with protein MRASPLFLLVLSCLCLLSQEDPSRAFRQWMGGQEVGGATHATRRDGATEEVRDRQWIVLSRLGQEIRQEVMQTARRESDGALTFSWRLQLSAEPFEGRAEWSPRTPGLLSIRPTHGPALQKEVPEGALLWPGDLEARLKEAARLGRPVRAITFSFPIQQWNTLQLEPQGATPLAGFPDAVRFTGQESEGPVTTAVEVWISPTAGEVRHRTELGGVEVLTQRSELPPPTSIQPSAGGVFERTLQRLPPHPFQPWVPEWILRAEGALLDLPEDGQQSRQSGGRWRLRRAPLPSAVEAAQPPVKGGPAPEEARYLASSPLVPFHDQAFDGLIRRMALPAGLSRWELARQVNTFVFEWITDKDFSVGFASALEVCHRPRGDCTEHGVLAVALLRRLGVPARGVTGWVGLGELLGLHFWVEVRLQDRWVPIDPTFDQAPASALRIKLGDTDLADLGGVGWDTAATALSGVRWVPEQGTPLSVRGDAVSGPAGILLRLPKGRWESEGGLLRLRAGTAGPWRIQAVIRPGEAQLKGAVRMAGARSRRQAWWLPGSRLLCMDLGEGRWLQLEGVSESEAYDLLDQLAAPTSSS; from the coding sequence ATGCGCGCATCCCCCCTTTTCCTGCTGGTCCTCTCATGCCTGTGTCTGCTCAGCCAGGAGGACCCATCCCGGGCTTTCCGCCAGTGGATGGGCGGGCAGGAGGTCGGCGGCGCCACCCACGCGACGAGACGGGACGGCGCAACCGAGGAAGTGCGGGACCGGCAGTGGATCGTGCTGTCCCGCCTGGGGCAGGAGATCCGCCAGGAGGTCATGCAGACGGCCCGCCGGGAGTCGGACGGGGCGCTGACCTTCTCCTGGCGGCTGCAGCTTTCCGCCGAGCCCTTCGAGGGCCGGGCCGAGTGGTCTCCCCGCACGCCCGGTCTGCTGTCCATCCGACCCACTCACGGACCAGCCCTCCAGAAAGAGGTGCCCGAGGGGGCCCTGCTCTGGCCAGGAGACCTGGAGGCGCGTCTCAAGGAGGCTGCGCGGCTGGGGCGCCCCGTCCGGGCCATCACCTTCTCGTTCCCGATCCAGCAATGGAACACCCTGCAGCTGGAGCCCCAGGGGGCGACCCCGCTGGCGGGGTTCCCGGATGCGGTCCGGTTCACGGGGCAGGAGAGCGAAGGCCCGGTCACCACGGCCGTGGAGGTCTGGATCTCCCCCACGGCGGGGGAAGTCCGGCACCGCACGGAACTGGGCGGTGTGGAGGTGCTCACCCAGCGTTCCGAACTGCCCCCGCCGACCTCGATCCAGCCCTCCGCAGGAGGGGTCTTCGAACGGACGCTCCAGAGGCTTCCGCCCCACCCCTTCCAACCCTGGGTCCCGGAGTGGATCCTGCGCGCCGAGGGAGCCCTCCTGGATCTGCCGGAAGATGGCCAGCAGTCCAGACAATCCGGAGGGCGGTGGCGCTTGCGTCGGGCGCCTCTGCCTTCGGCGGTGGAAGCCGCCCAGCCGCCCGTCAAGGGGGGGCCTGCCCCGGAGGAGGCCCGCTACCTCGCCTCCAGCCCCCTCGTCCCCTTCCACGATCAGGCCTTCGACGGACTGATCCGCCGCATGGCGCTTCCGGCAGGCCTGTCACGCTGGGAACTGGCCCGCCAAGTGAACACCTTCGTGTTCGAGTGGATCACTGACAAGGATTTCTCTGTGGGGTTCGCCTCTGCCCTGGAGGTCTGCCACCGGCCCCGAGGGGACTGCACCGAACACGGCGTCCTGGCCGTCGCGCTGCTCCGGCGTCTCGGGGTGCCGGCCCGGGGCGTCACCGGATGGGTGGGGCTCGGGGAACTCCTCGGGCTGCATTTCTGGGTGGAGGTGCGCCTGCAGGATCGCTGGGTGCCCATCGATCCCACCTTCGACCAGGCGCCCGCCTCCGCCCTGCGCATCAAGCTGGGTGACACGGATCTGGCGGACCTGGGAGGCGTCGGCTGGGATACGGCCGCCACCGCGCTCTCCGGTGTGCGCTGGGTTCCAGAACAGGGCACGCCCCTTTCCGTCCGCGGGGATGCGGTTTCCGGTCCTGCGGGAATCCTGCTCCGCCTTCCGAAAGGACGCTGGGAGAGTGAGGGGGGCCTGCTTCGCCTGCGGGCTGGCACGGCAGGGCCATGGCGGATCCAGGCCGTCATCCGCCCCGGCGAGGCCCAGCTGAAGGGTGCCGTCCGCATGGCCGGGGCCCGGAGCCGCAGACAGGCATGGTGGCTCCCAGGAAGCCGCCTGCTCTGCATGGACCTCGGCGAGGGCCGCTGGCTACAGCTGGAGGGCGTATCCGAATCCGAAGCCTATGACCTGCTGGATCAGTTGGCGGCTCCGACCAGTTCGTCCTGA
- a CDS encoding Spy/CpxP family protein refolding chaperone, with amino-acid sequence MKPLLWSTVVLALAALPLAAQPETSRGQRPGRIAQALNLSDAQRTSIRSIREKHRPDLLLKRDAARQAQVSLRAALRNAATPEAQLRALYDTASAARFGMMLARRAVRQEVQAVLTPEQREKAAELRGMARERMRERAG; translated from the coding sequence ATGAAACCCCTGCTTTGGTCCACCGTGGTCCTGGCCCTCGCGGCCCTTCCCCTGGCGGCCCAGCCGGAGACCAGCCGTGGGCAGCGTCCCGGGCGGATCGCCCAGGCGCTGAACCTGAGCGATGCGCAGCGGACGAGCATCCGATCCATCCGCGAGAAGCACCGCCCCGACCTCCTCCTCAAGCGGGACGCAGCCCGGCAGGCCCAGGTCTCGCTGCGGGCCGCCCTGCGGAATGCGGCCACTCCGGAGGCCCAGCTGCGCGCCCTGTATGACACCGCCTCCGCCGCTCGGTTCGGGATGATGCTGGCCCGGCGGGCAGTCCGGCAGGAGGTGCAGGCCGTGCTGACACCCGAACAGCGGGAGAAGGCCGCGGAGCTGCGGGGCATGGCCCGGGAGCGGATGCGCGAGCGGGCCGGCTGA
- the recO gene encoding DNA repair protein RecO — protein sequence MIRTHAAIVLKAVPYAEGGAVVSFLSELGERLSGVAKGVKKPTAKWVAAFEPLGMVRVSFFGKEQAELKRVTRCELSFSPLTLGHLESSLVMACLADLFDRVAREGVEDDRLYRLLSVCGRALKADPDNALGILAYAEHWLLHCMGLLPHPRVCGRCGHESAPLVLLSPEAGWCCAACTPVDPGEALPPGTREYLRRLRTGGAELAPALEPGNGAQAAVTALLRARLLQELGGGLRSYDVLWRTV from the coding sequence GTGATCCGGACCCATGCAGCCATCGTTCTGAAAGCCGTGCCCTATGCCGAGGGCGGGGCGGTGGTCTCATTCCTGTCGGAGCTTGGCGAACGCCTGTCCGGCGTGGCCAAGGGCGTGAAGAAGCCCACGGCCAAGTGGGTGGCGGCCTTCGAACCCCTGGGCATGGTCCGGGTAAGTTTCTTCGGGAAGGAACAGGCGGAGCTGAAGCGGGTCACCCGCTGTGAGCTGAGCTTCAGCCCCCTGACGCTGGGCCACCTGGAGTCCAGCCTGGTGATGGCCTGCCTGGCGGACCTCTTCGATCGCGTGGCGCGGGAAGGGGTCGAGGATGACCGGCTCTACCGCCTGCTCAGCGTCTGCGGGCGGGCCCTGAAGGCGGATCCGGACAATGCCCTGGGCATCCTTGCCTACGCGGAGCACTGGCTTCTCCACTGCATGGGTCTCCTGCCCCACCCCCGGGTCTGTGGCCGGTGCGGGCATGAATCCGCGCCCCTCGTCCTGCTCAGCCCCGAGGCGGGGTGGTGCTGCGCCGCCTGCACGCCGGTGGATCCCGGGGAGGCCCTGCCCCCGGGGACGCGCGAGTATCTCCGCCGCCTGAGGACCGGAGGCGCGGAGCTCGCGCCCGCCCTGGAGCCCGGGAACGGGGCCCAGGCGGCGGTCACGGCCCTGCTCCGGGCCCGCCTGCTCCAGGAGCTGGGTGGGGGGCTGCGGAGCTACGATGTGCTCTGGCGGACGGTCTGA
- a CDS encoding methyl-accepting chemotaxis protein, protein MGLPFLGLVAYLLFRHASALVPAEGAILIMATAGLVRAGLRWWDWQRGLASDGSLMDWVQRILGGERQPMAVPEGLREPDERMAEALNAVLEDVQAGQGELRELRKALRRDWSELDAALASIQQLHAAEAEHRSQGAARLATLGRELKTAIEDTLRLDQIELNYRLRADQFRLQGQAFRSTLDQLREGLDHFENLLEELQDTFPRLRREEDALGRLADAGLRQGARLSLSVKGLVAHTPRLVDETQARTEGLRRLRHSADGVRDQTEALARRIESFREEAQARIRSFGGAQGTLKELDHVAQQTGLLAVNAAILAQQEGGSAGMAAIGGRLRFLADQTADGASGMERTLSEYQRGLERETSNLWDLQEVTQKLMADVHELLRTVGNMDHQGHDLERALETHMGLVDQVRQSSERAELSLHEVGARSMAMEAAHVRQWGVEAKITPQRERLSRMGLRLTEVGGELARISQQNIDEIWDILARHQEIRRTGAYRQVTSGELPQLVEVPESAEASWNGIAWARAERRLRLLERDTALSPPIGRRDPEGGLRLQLLGQDALHRPEPSALEAWGCDATGHAWDLHLLGSLRTESHRLALLALLKESPLVLCFPGVDIHIASEGARIRLPHPYPGLPAFLAGLRLELPVAPELLDHPFREDERKPREIQGLIWIGPGQGGGVQNACMRLVHAWVRDDHRHESFLPWLPYEGHRQPCPWLGDSGVEEPLLGALPVRCLDLDADPSLLLPIRDQLAAAGAVEATGGATLCVVSIGHPHPEALLLRLFQPDADLAGAFHPDLVPYQVRLREEVLGGATGDPYRAAWSLLEDLQRKGWLMPLPLL, encoded by the coding sequence ATGGGGCTCCCCTTCCTCGGGCTGGTGGCCTATCTGCTGTTCCGTCACGCCTCGGCCCTGGTTCCCGCGGAGGGCGCCATTTTGATCATGGCGACGGCCGGACTCGTCCGGGCGGGCCTCCGCTGGTGGGACTGGCAGCGGGGACTGGCCAGCGATGGTTCCCTCATGGACTGGGTGCAGCGGATCCTCGGGGGTGAGCGGCAGCCCATGGCCGTGCCTGAAGGCCTCCGCGAGCCGGACGAGCGGATGGCCGAGGCCCTGAACGCGGTCCTGGAGGATGTCCAGGCTGGACAGGGGGAGCTGCGGGAGCTGCGGAAGGCCCTGAGGCGCGACTGGAGTGAACTGGACGCGGCCCTGGCCTCCATCCAGCAGCTCCATGCCGCTGAGGCGGAGCACCGGAGCCAGGGAGCCGCCCGGCTGGCCACTCTGGGGCGGGAGCTGAAGACGGCCATCGAGGACACCCTCCGTCTGGATCAGATCGAGTTGAACTACCGTCTGAGGGCGGACCAGTTCCGCCTTCAGGGACAGGCCTTCCGGAGCACGCTGGATCAGCTCCGGGAGGGGCTGGACCACTTCGAGAACCTGCTGGAGGAACTCCAGGACACCTTTCCGCGCTTGCGCCGGGAAGAGGACGCCCTGGGGCGGCTGGCGGATGCCGGGCTCCGGCAGGGTGCCCGGCTCTCCCTGTCGGTGAAGGGGCTGGTCGCCCATACGCCGCGGCTCGTGGACGAGACCCAGGCGCGCACGGAAGGCCTGCGGCGGTTGCGCCACTCCGCCGATGGCGTACGGGACCAGACCGAGGCCCTGGCCCGTCGGATCGAGAGTTTCCGCGAGGAGGCCCAGGCACGCATCCGTTCCTTCGGCGGGGCCCAGGGCACTTTGAAGGAATTGGACCACGTGGCCCAGCAGACGGGCCTGCTGGCGGTAAACGCCGCGATCCTCGCCCAGCAGGAAGGAGGCAGCGCCGGGATGGCCGCCATCGGCGGACGGCTGCGCTTCCTCGCCGACCAGACCGCCGACGGTGCTTCGGGCATGGAGCGGACCCTAAGCGAGTACCAGCGCGGGCTGGAGCGCGAGACCTCGAACCTGTGGGATCTCCAGGAGGTCACCCAGAAGCTCATGGCCGACGTCCACGAACTGCTGAGGACGGTGGGGAACATGGACCACCAGGGCCACGACCTCGAGCGTGCGCTGGAGACGCACATGGGTCTGGTGGACCAGGTCCGGCAGTCCTCGGAACGGGCCGAGCTCTCCCTGCACGAGGTGGGTGCCCGGTCCATGGCCATGGAAGCCGCCCATGTCCGGCAATGGGGCGTGGAGGCGAAGATCACGCCCCAGCGGGAGCGCCTCTCCAGGATGGGCCTGCGACTCACGGAGGTCGGGGGTGAGCTGGCCCGCATCAGCCAGCAGAACATCGACGAGATCTGGGACATCCTCGCCCGGCACCAGGAGATCCGGCGCACCGGGGCCTACCGGCAGGTGACCTCCGGCGAACTGCCGCAACTGGTGGAGGTGCCAGAAAGCGCCGAGGCCTCCTGGAACGGGATCGCCTGGGCTCGTGCCGAGCGGCGTCTCAGGCTCCTGGAGCGCGATACGGCGCTCTCCCCGCCGATCGGCCGCCGGGATCCAGAAGGCGGCCTGCGGCTCCAGCTGCTCGGCCAGGATGCCCTCCACCGCCCCGAACCGTCGGCCCTGGAGGCCTGGGGGTGCGATGCCACCGGCCATGCGTGGGACCTCCACCTGCTGGGCTCCCTGAGGACGGAAAGCCATCGTCTGGCACTGCTGGCCCTGCTCAAGGAGAGCCCGCTGGTGCTCTGCTTCCCGGGAGTGGACATCCACATCGCATCTGAGGGCGCCCGGATCCGGCTGCCCCATCCCTATCCCGGGCTGCCGGCCTTCCTGGCGGGACTCCGGCTCGAGCTTCCCGTGGCCCCCGAACTGCTGGACCACCCCTTCCGCGAGGATGAGCGGAAGCCCAGGGAGATCCAGGGGTTGATCTGGATCGGACCGGGGCAGGGCGGCGGCGTGCAGAATGCCTGCATGAGGCTGGTCCATGCCTGGGTGCGGGATGACCATCGCCACGAATCGTTCCTTCCCTGGCTGCCGTACGAGGGGCATCGCCAGCCCTGCCCGTGGCTGGGCGATTCGGGCGTCGAGGAGCCGCTGCTGGGGGCGTTGCCGGTGCGTTGCCTGGACCTGGATGCGGATCCGTCCCTCTTGCTTCCGATCCGCGATCAGCTGGCCGCCGCCGGGGCCGTGGAAGCGACCGGGGGCGCGACGCTCTGCGTCGTGAGCATCGGCCACCCCCACCCGGAGGCGCTGCTGCTGAGGCTGTTCCAGCCGGATGCAGACCTCGCCGGGGCCTTCCATCCGGATCTCGTGCCCTATCAGGTCCGCCTGAGGGAGGAGGTCCTGGGTGGTGCCACCGGAGATCCCTACCGGGCCGCCTGGTCCCTCCTCGAAGATCTCCAGCGGAAGGGATGGCTGATGCCGCTCCCCCTTCTCTGA
- a CDS encoding energy transducer TonB: MFHVAFPRGQGPAYADLPPTLQPHVIAASAPPADHLRTVLLSGLIYFSLVAAVVALSSLAPPPILIHPQPPPAGPTIVVEPPTYRVVLPPPVVTGGMARGNESVPTAPSAPPSQAPPTEAPAGLPTQDRRLDPPAGSGPGTAAPGATAPTGSPTVGAGPVIHDFTSVGLAVLRQVDPIYPDFARHARIQGPVVLMMTVDEQGRPIQVQVLEGHPVFHEAAKQAARQWRFEPARMNGQPVSAAFRLTLKFSLR, translated from the coding sequence ATGTTCCATGTCGCGTTCCCGCGCGGCCAGGGGCCTGCCTACGCAGACCTGCCGCCCACCCTCCAGCCCCACGTCATCGCGGCCTCCGCGCCGCCCGCGGATCACCTGCGGACGGTCCTGCTCTCGGGCCTGATCTACTTCTCCCTCGTGGCCGCCGTGGTCGCTCTCTCCAGCCTGGCGCCGCCCCCAATCCTCATCCACCCCCAGCCGCCACCTGCGGGACCGACCATTGTCGTCGAACCACCAACCTACCGCGTGGTGTTGCCGCCACCCGTGGTGACCGGCGGCATGGCCCGCGGAAACGAGTCGGTTCCGACGGCCCCGTCGGCGCCTCCCAGCCAGGCTCCTCCCACCGAGGCTCCAGCTGGCCTGCCCACCCAAGATCGTCGGCTGGATCCTCCCGCCGGGAGTGGTCCGGGAACCGCCGCGCCGGGCGCCACCGCTCCCACGGGCTCGCCCACGGTGGGTGCCGGTCCTGTGATCCACGACTTCACGTCGGTGGGTCTCGCCGTGCTGCGTCAGGTGGATCCGATCTATCCGGACTTCGCGCGCCATGCGCGCATCCAGGGCCCGGTCGTGCTCATGATGACCGTGGACGAGCAGGGCCGGCCGATCCAGGTCCAGGTGCTCGAGGGGCATCCCGTGTTCCACGAGGCGGCCAAGCAGGCGGCACGGCAGTGGCGCTTCGAACCCGCCCGCATGAACGGCCAGCCCGTCTCCGCGGCCTTCCGCCTCACCCTCAAGTTCTCGCTGCGGTGA
- a CDS encoding ExbD/TolR family protein, with protein sequence MATRLRSDINVTPLVDIVLVLLIVFMTLVPALPRVLKAGLPDRGSGAPVPSLLRLTLGRDGSLDVAGRPGVSLSAALGGRPDRILLRVHPDLPFSAPTRVLDEIEGLRPGTKVALVAWSG encoded by the coding sequence ATGGCCACCCGGCTCCGCAGCGACATCAACGTCACCCCGCTGGTGGACATCGTCCTGGTGCTCCTCATCGTCTTCATGACGCTGGTTCCGGCCCTGCCGAGGGTGCTCAAGGCCGGGCTCCCAGATCGAGGTTCCGGTGCCCCGGTTCCGTCCCTGCTGCGCCTCACGCTCGGCAGGGATGGGAGCCTGGACGTGGCCGGTCGGCCGGGTGTCTCTTTGAGCGCAGCCCTGGGAGGCCGCCCGGACCGGATCCTCCTGCGGGTCCATCCCGACCTGCCGTTCAGCGCCCCCACCCGGGTGCTGGATGAGATCGAGGGCCTCCGCCCCGGCACGAAGGTGGCCCTGGTGGCGTGGTCCGGCTGA
- a CDS encoding GNAT family N-acetyltransferase: MSHDFPSLARRLERAQALQNERFNQASGGRSLPVGGGFAHFRGEAHPLNQALGLIEPVTDAELAAVEAFLGSPTVLELSPAADPSLWPLLAGRGYRLHQFQQLWVRPLDSAEATVPSPQIRIADAAEADLYNQVVCAGFMERDDWRDLDPPFRVSLEVAEAWGFLAFVEGEPAGGGMLGIVDGVALLSGDGVIPRLRGRGLQKALIQTRLSFAAARGCDLACASTAPGTASQRSYEACGFHAAYPKVEMARG, encoded by the coding sequence ATGTCCCATGATTTTCCCTCTCTGGCCCGCCGTCTCGAGCGTGCCCAGGCCCTTCAGAACGAACGTTTCAATCAGGCTTCCGGAGGCCGCAGCCTGCCGGTGGGCGGCGGCTTCGCCCACTTCCGGGGCGAGGCCCATCCGCTCAACCAGGCTCTTGGACTGATCGAGCCGGTGACCGACGCCGAACTGGCCGCGGTGGAGGCCTTCCTGGGTTCGCCCACGGTGCTGGAACTCAGCCCCGCGGCGGATCCATCCCTGTGGCCCCTTCTCGCAGGCCGGGGCTACCGCCTGCACCAGTTCCAGCAGCTATGGGTCCGGCCTTTGGATTCCGCCGAGGCGACGGTTCCGTCACCTCAGATTCGGATCGCGGATGCCGCTGAGGCTGATCTCTACAATCAGGTCGTCTGCGCAGGGTTCATGGAACGCGACGATTGGCGCGACCTGGATCCCCCTTTCCGCGTCTCCCTTGAAGTCGCGGAGGCCTGGGGCTTCCTCGCCTTCGTGGAGGGCGAGCCTGCGGGGGGCGGCATGCTGGGCATCGTGGATGGGGTGGCGCTCCTGTCCGGGGACGGCGTGATCCCCCGCCTCCGTGGGCGGGGCCTGCAGAAGGCGCTCATCCAGACCCGGCTCTCCTTCGCGGCGGCCCGCGGGTGCGACCTGGCCTGTGCCTCGACGGCTCCCGGCACCGCGAGCCAGAGATCCTACGAGGCCTGCGGTTTCCACGCCGCCTATCCGAAGGTGGAAATGGCCAGAGGATGA
- a CDS encoding MFS transporter: MRRPSPQTAALLVTALAFHVDMLLYYLLVPLLPRYARELDLNPMKVGILFGSYAVALLLATFPVAILTDRYGRRAPMLWGLAGLAATTLVFAVSKQYWLLVVARFLQGAAGAATWLPGMALLADHFPSESRGRAMGTAFAAANLGVLIGPPLSGLLDQHAGPAAPFVFGAGLVALDAAGRAFLLPEVEAERGPRLPFRQLLANPVIRLFAGAMALGSGLWALLESTLPLDMDQRLGLNASMIGLCFAASALAHTFTSPLMGRLSDRIGRVKVLRMGLVLAVILLPLPVLLPRPWMVVLAMMGLGSTASFIMSPCSPAVADQVERQGSSSFASAFSILNLAYSVGLMIGPLVGGVLVQGLGLPVALSLCALTFGGYLSATRRFTV; this comes from the coding sequence ATGCGCCGCCCTTCGCCCCAGACCGCCGCCCTGCTGGTGACGGCCCTCGCCTTCCACGTGGACATGCTTCTCTACTATCTGCTGGTGCCGCTGCTGCCGCGGTACGCGCGGGAGCTGGACCTGAACCCGATGAAAGTGGGGATCCTCTTCGGGAGCTACGCGGTCGCCCTGCTCCTTGCGACCTTCCCGGTGGCGATCCTCACGGATCGCTACGGCCGCCGGGCGCCGATGCTCTGGGGGTTGGCCGGCCTCGCGGCGACCACGCTGGTCTTCGCCGTATCGAAACAGTACTGGCTGCTGGTGGTCGCCCGCTTCCTCCAGGGTGCCGCCGGCGCGGCCACCTGGCTGCCGGGCATGGCCCTCCTGGCGGACCATTTCCCTTCGGAATCCCGGGGCAGGGCCATGGGCACCGCCTTTGCCGCCGCGAACCTCGGCGTGCTCATCGGCCCACCCCTCTCAGGCCTTCTCGACCAGCATGCCGGTCCGGCGGCGCCTTTCGTGTTCGGCGCCGGCCTGGTGGCCCTGGATGCCGCCGGCCGGGCCTTCCTCCTGCCCGAGGTGGAGGCGGAGCGGGGTCCCAGGCTGCCCTTCCGGCAGCTGCTGGCGAATCCGGTGATCCGGTTGTTCGCCGGGGCCATGGCGCTGGGCTCGGGGCTCTGGGCCCTGCTCGAGTCGACCCTGCCCCTGGACATGGACCAGCGGCTCGGACTCAACGCCTCGATGATCGGCCTCTGTTTCGCCGCCTCGGCCCTGGCGCACACCTTCACGTCGCCCCTGATGGGCCGGCTGTCGGACCGCATCGGGAGGGTCAAGGTGCTGCGCATGGGCCTCGTCCTGGCCGTGATCCTGCTGCCCCTGCCGGTCCTGCTGCCCAGGCCCTGGATGGTGGTGCTGGCCATGATGGGGTTGGGCAGCACGGCCAGTTTCATCATGAGCCCCTGCAGCCCGGCGGTGGCGGATCAGGTGGAGCGGCAGGGGAGTTCCAGCTTCGCCTCGGCCTTCTCGATCCTCAACCTCGCCTACTCCGTGGGGCTCATGATCGGTCCCCTGGTCGGTGGCGTCCTGGTCCAGGGGCTCGGCCTGCCCGTGGCGCTCTCCCTCTGTGCCCTCACGTTTGGCGGCTACCTGTCCGCGACCCGCAGGTTCACTGTTTGA
- a CDS encoding class I SAM-dependent methyltransferase: MDWFVRDFDHPAYFTIYADKAADAAVEGPALAALLNLPSGSRILDLPCGWGRLNPHLRARGLQVIGGDLSPLNLAKHRASHPVPLVRLDFRALPFRQECTDGVFCAFTSWGYFATEAENLRQLTEFARVIRKGGVLLLDLAGRSFLQAALADVESEWLEFSEEGYQERAGWDPEGRRILTERLCQGESFCHDIWIPTDAEVRHCLDEAGFTLAQAYGGLDGRPWEEGAERWIYRAVKQ, translated from the coding sequence ATGGACTGGTTCGTCCGGGATTTCGACCATCCCGCCTACTTCACCATCTATGCCGACAAGGCCGCGGACGCTGCCGTGGAGGGGCCTGCCCTGGCCGCGCTGCTGAACCTCCCCTCCGGCAGCCGCATCCTGGACCTGCCCTGCGGCTGGGGGCGCCTGAACCCCCACCTCCGCGCCCGTGGGCTCCAAGTCATCGGCGGCGACCTCAGTCCCCTGAACCTGGCCAAGCACCGGGCCAGCCATCCCGTCCCCCTGGTGCGCCTGGACTTCCGCGCCCTGCCCTTCCGCCAGGAGTGCACCGACGGGGTGTTCTGCGCCTTCACGAGCTGGGGGTACTTCGCGACCGAGGCGGAGAACCTCCGTCAGCTGACGGAATTCGCCCGGGTGATCCGCAAGGGGGGAGTGCTGCTGCTGGACCTCGCCGGGCGCTCCTTCCTCCAGGCGGCCCTGGCCGATGTGGAATCCGAGTGGCTGGAGTTCTCGGAAGAGGGCTACCAGGAGCGCGCCGGGTGGGATCCGGAGGGGCGTCGCATCCTGACGGAACGTCTCTGCCAGGGCGAATCCTTCTGCCATGACATCTGGATCCCGACCGATGCCGAGGTCCGCCACTGCCTCGACGAGGCCGGCTTCACCCTGGCCCAGGCTTACGGCGGCCTGGATGGCCGCCCCTGGGAGGAGGGCGCGGAGCGCTGGATCTACCGGGCCGTCAAACAGTGA